A genomic region of Barnesiella viscericola DSM 18177 contains the following coding sequences:
- a CDS encoding carboxypeptidase regulatory-like domain-containing protein → MRKVRLLSLLAFLGALLLALPTNAQTESREVYGWLRYDNYNQSDYGICKFTTDNAENIQSVWPYDPARVACAGAYAEGFYYVYLYETDGYNATPYSFNRINLATGESTQVADYRGMPFLFQDMTYDYSTQTMFATAYDENVYTAVLLKIDLTTGEATTVGEMGENKFMTLACSYEGQLYAIDIDYGDLWSIDKSTGAATSIGNTGERVSEDYLQTMEFDHETNLLYWAGDNFWGTVDTNTGAAQQISWLGNDAQVVGLYIPFKKTNADAPAEITDLTVTPGEQGALSAQLSWTNPATTFGGGSLTELSRLEIYRNDQLVHTIDNPIIGQKESWTDTQITEKGLQVYSLSAINSLGNSLTTAQAVFVGRDLPAAPAQPVVTRLDETSARISWQAPQSGINGGWIDASSLTYKITRQPGNQIIAGSISATEYIDNTIDSRDYYAYQIQAITPEGESPVVTTDKLVLGPALSVPYFCNFATDDQFALWSVIDANHDDYSWKRETTMDAAYYYYNEDGETGGDDWLISSPIHLEQGKSYRLRFKLQAYDSSYPEKVAVYLGTDASIEGQTVQLGDYLVEEFTLTEHKVILPQDLETGNYYISFHCYSDPYMFILYLTDVTLEEVNEGSISGIVTDGTNPLEGVTVSIQGHDLQQTTDESGAYTFKELEIGSYTLRFDKMGYRPAEQTGITVEMGETTTVNQTMELLPVYSVSGKLVNVQNRPVDQAKLSITGYADYSTQSGTDGSFSFPQVYEAEQYALSIERYGMSDTTLTINVTGGDLVLNNIVLTDKPLPPHAVSATRQGETTVIAWEEPVDTRQFRHDNGIHSGRLGTSSSTAKSVYGAVFRTPAKLMQMTWFTENYLTTHPTVNVFVFDLDAEGNPTSTLLFSQMNVPNKDMGWTTFDFPEPIDAPNGYMLAISYEGHVGLGLDNGEGPDYPFTEQTNCYAEDYTTGQFTYTEEHDIRRSLMIRGIGILLGEDELPSTTTDKRYSVWRLTDGQQETPSEWTLLTETPVEELTYTDNTWNALTQGIYRYAVTTGYNNGAIVSPAAFSQPLDKDMYTRITLNLKTNTPQNEAQSAHVVLAHVDGNADHVYTGTADKAGQVVFDQVWKGLYNVSITLKGFNDFTVQNADFSTENSYTLSDYTLQEYIVNPFNLEVVKDDQQQGYIFNWNVADYLFDDFESHTDFAINSPGSVGWSYIDGDGRETYGIDGVDFINDELPKAYIVFNPYTTDPNIALFDSNIRPHSGEKYLASFPARPGANDDYVISPELNFNRDFVLKFYAKSYTDDYGEEQMNVGYSTTGKEATDFIWLNEEGPISVPMSQWNEYRYTIPAEARYVTINCVSDNIFIFMVDDIFIGLELPDGVDLEKMKDDISFEVYLDGERVNTTPQSSYLFTGLSKGTHKAGVKAVFSSVTTPLTEIEFEVDEESGIARNQANSLTVHPNPAQDVVTVSGEYDYLSILNLSGHEVSRHTAHEVISVRELPAGVYIVRIVAGNRVETTKLIVTR, encoded by the coding sequence ATGAGAAAAGTAAGACTCCTTTCCCTGTTGGCATTCCTGGGCGCCCTACTCCTTGCCCTGCCGACGAATGCCCAAACCGAAAGCCGTGAAGTCTATGGCTGGCTGCGGTACGACAATTACAACCAAAGCGACTATGGCATTTGCAAATTTACAACCGACAACGCCGAAAATATCCAGTCGGTATGGCCCTACGACCCCGCCCGGGTTGCCTGCGCCGGAGCTTATGCCGAAGGTTTCTACTACGTCTACCTGTATGAGACCGACGGTTACAATGCCACGCCCTACTCGTTCAACCGCATCAATCTCGCCACCGGCGAGTCGACTCAGGTAGCCGACTATCGGGGCATGCCGTTTCTTTTCCAGGACATGACCTACGACTACTCCACGCAAACCATGTTTGCCACCGCCTATGACGAAAATGTCTATACCGCCGTTCTGCTCAAAATAGACTTGACGACGGGCGAGGCTACCACCGTAGGCGAGATGGGCGAGAACAAATTCATGACCCTGGCCTGCTCCTACGAAGGGCAACTCTATGCCATCGACATCGACTATGGCGACCTGTGGAGCATCGACAAGTCGACCGGTGCGGCCACCAGCATCGGCAATACCGGCGAACGCGTGAGCGAGGACTACTTACAAACGATGGAGTTCGACCACGAGACCAACCTGCTCTACTGGGCCGGCGACAACTTCTGGGGCACTGTCGACACCAACACCGGTGCCGCCCAACAAATCAGCTGGCTGGGTAACGATGCCCAAGTGGTAGGTCTCTATATTCCCTTCAAAAAGACCAATGCCGATGCGCCCGCCGAGATAACCGATTTGACCGTAACACCCGGCGAACAGGGTGCCCTGTCGGCCCAGCTGAGCTGGACCAACCCCGCCACGACTTTTGGCGGAGGCAGTCTGACCGAACTGTCGCGCCTGGAAATCTATCGCAACGACCAGCTCGTTCACACCATCGACAACCCGATTATCGGGCAGAAAGAGAGTTGGACCGATACCCAAATCACCGAGAAGGGTCTCCAAGTTTACAGCCTCTCGGCCATCAACAGCCTGGGCAACAGCCTCACTACCGCCCAAGCGGTATTCGTGGGACGCGACCTGCCGGCGGCACCTGCCCAACCTGTCGTGACCCGACTCGACGAGACCAGTGCCCGGATTAGCTGGCAAGCGCCCCAATCGGGTATAAACGGCGGCTGGATAGATGCCTCGTCGCTGACCTATAAGATTACCCGCCAACCCGGGAATCAGATAATTGCCGGATCCATATCCGCCACCGAGTACATCGACAACACCATCGACTCGCGCGACTACTATGCCTACCAGATACAGGCAATCACCCCCGAGGGCGAAAGCCCGGTCGTCACAACCGACAAGCTGGTACTGGGCCCGGCGCTGAGCGTACCCTATTTCTGTAATTTCGCCACCGACGACCAGTTTGCCCTGTGGAGCGTCATCGACGCCAACCACGACGATTACTCCTGGAAACGCGAGACCACCATGGACGCCGCCTATTACTACTACAACGAGGACGGCGAGACCGGTGGCGACGACTGGCTCATCTCCTCGCCCATTCACCTGGAACAGGGGAAGAGCTACCGCCTGCGCTTCAAGCTCCAAGCCTACGATTCGAGCTACCCCGAGAAGGTGGCCGTCTACCTGGGAACCGATGCCAGCATCGAGGGGCAAACCGTACAGTTGGGCGACTACCTGGTCGAGGAGTTCACACTCACCGAGCACAAAGTAATTCTTCCGCAAGATTTGGAAACAGGCAACTACTATATCTCGTTCCACTGCTATTCCGATCCCTATATGTTTATCCTCTACCTGACCGACGTTACACTGGAAGAGGTGAACGAGGGTAGCATCTCGGGAATCGTAACCGACGGTACCAACCCGCTGGAAGGGGTTACCGTGTCGATTCAGGGCCATGACCTGCAACAGACTACCGACGAATCGGGAGCCTATACTTTCAAGGAGCTGGAAATCGGCAGCTACACCCTCCGTTTCGACAAAATGGGTTACCGCCCGGCCGAACAGACCGGTATCACCGTAGAGATGGGCGAAACCACCACGGTGAACCAGACGATGGAGCTGCTGCCCGTCTACTCGGTGAGCGGCAAACTGGTCAATGTGCAGAACAGACCCGTCGACCAGGCCAAGCTCTCGATAACCGGTTATGCCGACTATTCGACCCAGTCGGGCACCGACGGTTCCTTCTCGTTCCCGCAGGTGTATGAGGCCGAGCAATATGCCCTGTCCATCGAACGGTACGGCATGAGCGACACCACCCTGACGATAAACGTAACGGGCGGAGATCTCGTGTTGAACAACATCGTATTGACGGACAAGCCGCTGCCGCCCCACGCCGTATCGGCTACCCGCCAGGGCGAAACGACGGTAATCGCCTGGGAAGAACCCGTCGATACCCGGCAGTTCCGTCACGACAATGGCATACACAGCGGCCGACTGGGAACCTCCAGTTCAACCGCCAAGAGCGTCTATGGCGCGGTGTTCCGCACCCCGGCCAAACTCATGCAAATGACCTGGTTCACCGAGAACTACCTCACCACTCACCCCACGGTCAACGTATTCGTGTTCGACCTGGACGCCGAGGGGAACCCCACCTCTACCCTTCTGTTCTCGCAGATGAACGTGCCGAACAAGGATATGGGATGGACCACCTTCGACTTCCCCGAACCGATCGATGCCCCCAACGGATATATGCTGGCCATCAGCTACGAGGGTCACGTGGGATTGGGTCTCGACAACGGCGAAGGTCCCGACTATCCCTTCACCGAACAGACCAACTGCTATGCCGAGGACTACACCACGGGACAATTCACCTATACCGAGGAGCACGACATCAGACGTTCGCTGATGATTCGCGGCATCGGTATCCTGCTGGGCGAGGACGAGTTACCCTCGACCACGACCGACAAGCGTTACTCGGTATGGCGGCTGACCGACGGTCAACAGGAGACCCCGAGCGAATGGACCCTGTTAACCGAGACACCGGTCGAAGAGCTCACCTACACCGACAACACATGGAACGCCTTGACGCAAGGCATCTACCGCTATGCCGTGACTACCGGCTACAACAACGGGGCCATCGTCTCGCCGGCTGCCTTCTCGCAACCGCTCGACAAGGACATGTACACTCGGATTACCCTGAACCTGAAAACCAATACGCCCCAAAACGAGGCCCAAAGCGCCCATGTGGTACTGGCCCACGTCGACGGGAATGCCGACCACGTCTATACCGGCACGGCCGACAAGGCGGGTCAGGTAGTCTTCGACCAGGTATGGAAGGGGCTTTACAACGTGTCGATTACACTGAAAGGCTTCAACGATTTCACGGTCCAAAACGCAGACTTCTCGACCGAGAACAGCTACACCCTTTCGGACTATACCTTGCAGGAGTATATCGTCAACCCCTTCAACCTCGAAGTAGTAAAAGACGACCAGCAACAGGGCTATATCTTTAACTGGAACGTGGCCGACTACCTCTTCGACGACTTTGAGTCGCACACCGACTTTGCCATCAATTCGCCGGGTAGTGTGGGTTGGAGCTACATCGACGGCGACGGCCGCGAGACCTACGGCATAGACGGGGTCGACTTTATCAATGACGAGCTGCCCAAGGCCTACATCGTCTTCAACCCCTACACGACCGACCCGAACATAGCCCTCTTCGACTCGAATATCCGGCCGCACAGCGGCGAGAAATACCTGGCTTCGTTCCCGGCCCGCCCGGGTGCCAACGACGACTACGTCATCTCGCCCGAGTTGAACTTCAACCGCGATTTCGTCCTGAAATTCTATGCCAAGAGTTATACCGACGATTACGGTGAGGAACAGATGAATGTAGGCTACTCCACAACCGGCAAAGAGGCCACCGACTTCATCTGGCTCAACGAGGAGGGCCCCATCAGCGTACCCATGAGCCAATGGAACGAATACCGGTACACAATCCCGGCCGAGGCCCGCTACGTAACCATCAACTGCGTGTCGGACAACATCTTCATCTTCATGGTCGACGACATCTTCATCGGCCTGGAATTGCCCGACGGGGTCGACTTGGAGAAGATGAAGGACGACATCTCGTTTGAGGTTTACCTGGACGGCGAGCGCGTGAATACCACCCCGCAAAGCAGCTACCTCTTCACCGGCCTCTCGAAAGGGACGCACAAAGCCGGCGTGAAAGCGGTATTCTCATCGGTTACCACCCCGCTCACCGAGATTGAATTTGAGGTAGACGAAGAGAGCGGCATCGCCCGCAACCAGGCGAACAGCCTCACCGTACACCCCAATCCGGCCCAAGATGTGGTGACCGTATCGGGCGAATATGACTACCTCTCGATACTCAACCTGTCGGGTCACGAAGTATCGCGCCACACCGCCCACGAGGTAATCAGCGTGCGGGAGTTGCCCGCCGGAGTCTACATTGTACGAATCGTAGCCGGCAACCGCGTCGAAACGACCAAACTGATTGTGACCCGATAG